A region of Chitinophaga horti DNA encodes the following proteins:
- a CDS encoding hybrid sensor histidine kinase/response regulator — MAVSTHTHRPILYAARWLVLAGTEHITGSDAKRRIIVINTLALTTAFLILCIGLYFSALTQSVYILAGVLMEATAFFAVIVLNSQRRYYLANAATLVIHCVFGLYFGAMLGSALPIEALTAFLLTFLTGTATLVYRKGFSRRATISATLVIVAIFLLNAEYDFITPIPISAGNEHIIKTGSWIGVCILMTFIAIFTIRQNDASRQEIEELNERLKKANIAKTRFIRENNHELRTPLNAIGIAVQGMLEVREAHPELSLLDEEMGVINTSCQLAAEIINEKLDYAKIEAGRLEEVSLGPMRLADCMQDSLTINRAIARSKSISILLETEKDVPPVIISDDILLKKILNNLLYNAVKFSAESRPIRLHVAHVDGVLRFTVTNSGVIPEERAKTLFQPYQSERNYQLPGTGLGLFNTKAFVKQLQGDIQFVSKDGYTSFCFTIPLIAAATQPVAPQNTQRQLELGGYRVMIVEDDSITREAMKKHFSRLGARVLALETAEAGWQSMPGFRPDLIMCDDGLPGIQGRELIRMIRQLPDFRHIPIIVMTGNAFDDEVSDILASGATELLKKPVQLGTLHDRIIQHLFP; from the coding sequence ATGGCAGTAAGCACCCACACACATCGACCGATTCTATACGCCGCCCGCTGGCTTGTGCTGGCCGGGACGGAACATATTACCGGAAGTGATGCCAAACGGAGGATAATCGTGATCAATACGTTGGCGCTGACCACGGCGTTCCTGATACTCTGCATCGGGCTTTATTTTTCGGCGCTTACGCAATCGGTTTACATTCTGGCCGGCGTGCTCATGGAGGCGACGGCTTTCTTTGCCGTGATCGTACTGAACAGTCAGCGGCGGTACTACCTGGCCAATGCGGCCACGCTGGTGATCCATTGCGTATTCGGACTGTACTTCGGGGCCATGCTTGGGAGTGCGTTGCCGATCGAGGCCTTAACAGCCTTCCTGCTGACGTTTTTGACGGGTACGGCTACCCTGGTGTACAGGAAGGGGTTCAGCCGGCGCGCGACGATTTCGGCTACGCTGGTGATCGTAGCCATCTTCCTGCTGAATGCGGAGTATGATTTTATTACCCCTATCCCGATATCGGCGGGGAACGAACATATTATCAAGACCGGCAGCTGGATTGGCGTTTGTATCCTGATGACTTTTATCGCCATCTTCACGATCAGGCAGAACGATGCCTCGCGGCAGGAAATCGAAGAACTGAATGAGCGGCTGAAGAAGGCCAATATTGCCAAAACCCGTTTTATCCGTGAGAACAACCACGAGCTGCGCACGCCGCTGAATGCCATTGGCATTGCAGTGCAGGGGATGCTGGAGGTAAGGGAGGCACACCCTGAACTGTCTTTGCTGGACGAAGAAATGGGGGTGATCAATACTTCCTGCCAGCTGGCAGCGGAGATCATCAACGAGAAACTGGACTACGCCAAAATAGAGGCGGGCCGGCTGGAAGAAGTTTCCCTCGGACCCATGCGGCTGGCCGACTGTATGCAGGACAGCCTGACGATCAACCGCGCCATTGCCCGCAGCAAGTCAATCAGCATCCTGCTGGAAACCGAGAAGGACGTGCCGCCGGTAATCATTTCAGACGACATCCTGCTGAAGAAGATCCTGAATAACCTGCTGTATAACGCAGTGAAGTTTTCGGCGGAGAGCAGGCCTATCCGACTGCATGTAGCGCATGTGGACGGGGTGCTGCGCTTCACGGTAACCAACAGTGGCGTGATCCCTGAAGAACGGGCCAAGACCTTGTTTCAGCCGTATCAGTCGGAGCGCAACTACCAGCTGCCTGGCACCGGGCTCGGACTGTTTAACACCAAGGCTTTCGTGAAACAGCTACAGGGCGATATTCAATTTGTGAGTAAGGACGGCTATACTTCTTTTTGCTTCACGATACCGCTCATCGCTGCGGCTACGCAACCTGTAGCTCCGCAAAACACCCAACGACAGCTGGAACTGGGCGGCTACCGCGTCATGATCGTGGAAGACGACTCCATTACCCGCGAAGCCATGAAGAAACATTTTTCCCGCCTGGGTGCCCGGGTACTCGCCCTGGAAACCGCCGAAGCAGGCTGGCAATCGATGCCCGGCTTTCGCCCCGACCTCATTATGTGCGATGATGGGCTGCCCGGCATCCAGGGCCGTGAGTTGATCCGCATGATCCGCCAGCTGCCGGACTTCCGGCATATTCCCATCATCGTGATGACCGGCAACGCCTTTGACGATGAGGTGAGCGACATCCTCGCATCCGGCGCCACGGAACTATTGAAGAAGCCCGTACAACTCGGCACCCTGCACGACCGGATCATTCAGCACCTCTTCCCGTAA
- a CDS encoding DUF1963 domain-containing protein, whose product MSQFFEKYRTELQQLGLSTKEDLTRLVQPLLRPTTKLVVQPSMRPRQDAATRSHFGGDPYFEQGETWPASGNGAPLDFIFQVVNDGSLQLPAHIKVLQFYYDWRLAPWSTEEDGWLVKTYSDIHPDKQVKIDRPSVLPRAKYCDIHFQQTQTLPDWQSLDAFEPTASKLSCILDEDEPWAAYEATTQELGGEPQYQSQLGGYAKWLQGYDAPGDEQMQLLFQLDSEVNADISFSDQGLLYIYHHPEKPGEYFFQLQSL is encoded by the coding sequence ATGAGCCAGTTTTTCGAGAAATACAGGACCGAGCTGCAACAGCTGGGCCTTAGCACTAAAGAAGATTTAACCCGCCTGGTACAACCGCTGCTCCGCCCCACCACGAAGCTGGTAGTACAACCCTCGATGCGCCCCCGGCAGGATGCGGCCACCCGCTCCCACTTTGGCGGCGATCCGTATTTTGAACAGGGCGAAACCTGGCCGGCGTCCGGGAACGGCGCCCCGCTGGACTTCATCTTCCAGGTGGTAAACGATGGCAGCTTACAGTTGCCCGCCCACATTAAAGTGCTGCAATTTTACTACGACTGGCGCCTGGCTCCCTGGAGCACAGAGGAAGACGGCTGGCTGGTAAAAACCTATAGCGACATTCACCCGGATAAGCAGGTAAAGATCGACCGCCCGTCCGTATTGCCACGCGCCAAATACTGCGATATACATTTCCAGCAGACCCAGACCCTGCCCGACTGGCAAAGCCTGGATGCCTTTGAACCGACCGCCTCCAAGCTGTCGTGCATCCTGGATGAAGACGAACCCTGGGCCGCCTACGAAGCCACCACCCAGGAACTGGGCGGCGAGCCCCAGTACCAGTCCCAGTTAGGCGGTTACGCGAAATGGCTGCAAGGCTATGACGCCCCCGGGGACGAACAGATGCAACTCCTCTTCCAGCTGGATTCCGAGGTAAATGCTGACATCTCTTTCTCCGACCAGGGCCTGTTGTACATCTACCACCACCCCGAAAAGCCCGGGGAATACTTCTTTCAACTTCAAAGTTTATAA
- a CDS encoding CHAT domain-containing protein has translation MKVTSIVVKGYDQTNTSTATPSGELLTLKKSIAVSGPMRGVASQQQVPLDPDDVVELIFEDETTWICGPDTLDEVFPEVALQARGTSSEMFELPVGISAPGAERGLFGKVLIKLVNVFSKKKVTVVVKDLAADLERKQLENFSGLYRLDDEFKFLPFEQANPDKPYFIFLHGTASSTKRSFGDLQGTEVWAHLRQTYGDNLLAFQHESLTKSPLLNALQLVQALPQRATLHLMSQSRGGLIGDILCRFCTTDDHARGFTEQNLQRLRDENDRNHDLQMIAALQMELSNKQITVEKFIRSACPADGTTLASRRLDNVLNMLFNIVGIGTAWAGSPVYLAFKGLISNVISAKNDVNTLPGLEAMNRQSPFIEVLNHPVSGVVVDTPLTIIAGNCKAKFNLKALLVIASKLFFLKKNDLIVDTESMYKTPVRSGLVQVFFDEGTDVDHFSYFKNDRTRQKLLMALQAQPNVALDGFALRGQTALAAEERNAALGLEGGQVYKDKVSGSRPIAVILPGIMGTNLSQDDILIWINYFGMVSGQLKRLNIKGENIKAHSLVRTSYLDLARQLEKQYDVVTFAFDWRLQLNESASLFNDKINELLKYRQPIKLVAHSMGGVLVRDFIISFPDTWRELNASAGFRLLFLGAPLGGSFRIPAVLFGEDAIIEKLNKVDIFHSKKQLLKVFAQLPGILSLLPLNTDSDNDFEQESVWEEMRAAYGDKEWPIPSAADRKVFAAYRNYINEQMPLIDFTNAVYIAGKDKATPSGYRIDDTSKGKRLVFLSTAEGDQSVTWDSGIPKKMVEANTVYYANVTHGGLSCDKSIFRAIEDILSTGVTNLLSRNRPIVRGDEKVFRMPDRYDFDLSPTGIMNTLMGIEKEETTQLVQVPVEVTVSKGDLRYASFPLLAGHFQGDGILYAEEAVNANLKGALTQRHALGLYPGKIGSSEIVITSEQSFKGAIIVGLGEMNKLTAYQLAQTVEQAVSRYLLDLNTRGPQGSSPAQKLKQVGLSSLVIGCGYGGLSVQESVKAILRGVANANAKISRLYEGDARLIEHFEFVEQYEDRALSTYYAVRNVQNDNDRLVNINLSEQKVQLKPGYMQRIAADPSSGWWTRITVALKEHLVESATIRSLQFTVATDGSRQEQRFLLTTRQIIEQLVDEISENNNWTPSLAKSIFELLIPNDFKELLKKQGHIMWILDKTTAAYPWELLQDSVANAQPLCVNGGMVRQLATQDSETRITAVTNNQALVIGDPDLRGFVAQLRGAQEEGRMVAEQLVNNGYEVKDLINSSASAIIEAMFSSEYKIIHLAGHGVFNEDPGQGSGMLIGYDTYLSTREVGQMSAAPELVFVNCCYLGKTDAATEELFRYRYKLAANIGTQLIENGVKAVIVAGWAVDDAAALKFTEIFYNRMFEGQTFGDAIRAARSKVFEEFGHTNTWGAYQCYGDPFYRILTSHEAFTHAPLSFAIPEEAVVALSNLANSLETGIANAEKVKAEMLQIDTAVDAADVRTAEITEREAFIYSELMEYEAAIAKYDMLVKMEDTSFSVAAMERYSRVRIQKCIYDHAESAGDAKDALRILDEVTEDLSGLLRLGATVERYLLLGTATRFKAMLKGGQSERVQAAKLRLYEDAAYYYYKAWSLHNNANAEAAIVPLVEMELLLQMLTGSRKWGAEVEGRHGQQKEVYYVPGLEVIQESLKSRLSTLENLPAYKRTADHPILLADIDLCWYVLSPTGGSEAAYTKMLEAYTRCWAQRIRKSNAYVIRPHLRFLLDALSVTKKTAAVKWRKQLTEMVEKLEKLA, from the coding sequence ATGAAAGTTACCAGTATCGTCGTAAAAGGTTACGATCAAACCAATACATCTACCGCCACGCCGTCGGGTGAATTGCTTACCCTCAAAAAATCGATCGCCGTCAGCGGACCTATGCGCGGTGTGGCCTCGCAACAACAAGTACCGCTCGATCCGGATGATGTGGTGGAGCTGATCTTCGAAGATGAAACCACGTGGATCTGCGGGCCGGATACACTCGACGAGGTATTCCCGGAAGTGGCCCTCCAGGCACGTGGCACCAGCAGCGAAATGTTCGAACTGCCGGTCGGCATCAGTGCGCCGGGGGCAGAACGCGGCCTGTTCGGCAAGGTGCTCATCAAACTGGTGAACGTGTTCTCCAAAAAGAAGGTGACGGTAGTGGTGAAAGACCTCGCAGCCGACCTGGAACGTAAGCAGCTGGAGAATTTCAGCGGCCTTTACCGCCTCGACGATGAGTTTAAGTTCCTGCCTTTCGAACAGGCGAATCCCGATAAGCCTTACTTCATTTTCCTGCACGGCACGGCGTCTTCCACCAAACGATCCTTCGGCGACCTGCAGGGCACGGAGGTATGGGCACACCTGCGGCAAACCTATGGCGATAACCTGCTGGCCTTTCAGCACGAATCGCTCACGAAAAGCCCGTTGCTGAATGCGTTGCAATTGGTACAGGCATTACCGCAACGCGCTACGCTGCATCTCATGAGCCAGTCGCGCGGCGGGTTGATCGGCGACATCCTTTGCCGCTTCTGTACCACAGACGATCACGCACGCGGCTTCACCGAGCAGAACCTGCAGCGCCTGCGCGATGAGAACGATCGTAACCACGACCTGCAAATGATCGCGGCGCTGCAAATGGAATTGTCGAACAAACAGATCACCGTAGAAAAGTTCATCAGGTCCGCCTGCCCGGCCGACGGCACTACGCTGGCCTCCAGGCGGCTGGATAATGTGCTGAACATGTTGTTCAATATTGTCGGCATCGGTACGGCCTGGGCGGGCAGCCCGGTGTACCTAGCGTTTAAGGGGCTCATCTCGAATGTGATCAGTGCAAAGAATGATGTGAATACTTTGCCCGGACTCGAAGCCATGAACCGGCAGTCGCCCTTCATCGAGGTGCTGAACCACCCGGTGAGTGGAGTAGTGGTGGATACACCGCTCACGATCATCGCTGGTAACTGTAAGGCGAAGTTCAACCTGAAAGCCTTACTGGTGATCGCGAGTAAGTTGTTTTTCCTGAAGAAGAACGACCTGATCGTGGATACGGAAAGTATGTACAAAACACCCGTGCGCAGTGGCTTGGTGCAGGTGTTCTTCGATGAAGGTACCGACGTAGACCACTTCAGCTATTTTAAGAACGACCGTACCCGGCAGAAGTTGCTGATGGCCTTACAGGCACAACCGAACGTGGCCCTGGATGGCTTCGCGTTACGCGGTCAGACCGCCCTGGCGGCCGAAGAGCGTAATGCAGCGCTGGGCCTCGAAGGCGGGCAAGTATACAAAGACAAAGTATCCGGCAGCCGGCCTATTGCGGTGATCCTGCCGGGCATTATGGGTACCAATCTTTCGCAGGATGATATTTTGATCTGGATCAACTACTTCGGTATGGTATCCGGACAACTGAAGCGGCTGAATATAAAAGGCGAAAACATCAAAGCACATTCGCTGGTGCGCACGTCGTACCTCGACCTGGCCAGGCAGCTGGAGAAGCAGTACGATGTGGTGACCTTCGCGTTTGACTGGCGTTTGCAGCTGAACGAATCGGCGAGCCTGTTCAATGACAAGATCAATGAGTTGCTGAAATACAGGCAGCCGATCAAACTGGTGGCGCACTCGATGGGTGGTGTGCTGGTGCGCGACTTCATTATCAGCTTCCCGGATACGTGGCGGGAGCTGAATGCTTCCGCAGGGTTCCGGCTGTTGTTCCTGGGAGCGCCGCTGGGCGGATCGTTCCGCATACCGGCGGTGTTGTTCGGGGAAGATGCGATTATCGAGAAACTGAACAAGGTAGATATCTTCCACTCGAAGAAACAACTGCTGAAAGTGTTTGCGCAACTGCCGGGCATCCTCAGCCTGCTGCCGCTGAACACCGACAGCGATAACGATTTCGAACAGGAGTCGGTGTGGGAAGAGATGCGTGCGGCGTATGGCGATAAAGAGTGGCCTATCCCGTCGGCGGCCGACCGTAAAGTGTTTGCAGCCTACCGCAATTACATCAATGAGCAGATGCCGCTGATCGACTTTACTAATGCCGTGTACATCGCGGGTAAGGACAAAGCCACGCCCAGCGGCTACCGCATCGACGATACGAGCAAAGGTAAACGCCTGGTGTTCCTCAGTACCGCCGAAGGTGACCAGAGCGTAACCTGGGACAGCGGCATCCCTAAAAAAATGGTGGAAGCCAATACCGTGTATTATGCGAACGTGACCCACGGTGGCCTGTCCTGCGATAAAAGCATTTTCCGTGCGATCGAGGATATTCTAAGTACGGGCGTTACGAACCTGTTAAGCCGCAACCGGCCTATTGTGCGCGGCGATGAGAAAGTGTTTCGCATGCCAGACCGTTACGACTTTGACCTGTCACCGACAGGCATCATGAATACCCTCATGGGCATCGAGAAAGAAGAAACGACGCAGCTGGTGCAGGTGCCGGTGGAAGTTACCGTATCGAAAGGCGATCTGCGATATGCTTCATTCCCGCTGCTGGCAGGCCACTTCCAGGGAGATGGCATCCTGTATGCCGAGGAAGCTGTGAATGCGAACCTGAAAGGTGCGCTCACACAACGGCATGCATTGGGTTTATACCCGGGTAAGATCGGAAGCAGTGAAATTGTGATCACTTCTGAGCAGAGCTTTAAAGGCGCTATTATCGTGGGCTTGGGAGAGATGAATAAACTCACGGCCTATCAACTGGCGCAAACCGTGGAACAGGCCGTGTCGCGCTATTTGCTGGACCTGAACACACGCGGGCCGCAGGGGAGTAGTCCGGCCCAGAAGCTGAAGCAAGTGGGTTTGTCCTCATTGGTGATTGGATGTGGGTACGGGGGGCTGTCCGTACAGGAGTCCGTGAAAGCCATCCTTCGTGGCGTGGCCAATGCCAACGCGAAGATCAGCCGCCTGTACGAAGGTGATGCCCGACTGATAGAACATTTCGAGTTCGTGGAGCAGTATGAAGACAGGGCGCTGAGTACCTACTACGCCGTGCGGAATGTGCAGAACGACAACGACCGTCTGGTGAACATCAACCTGTCCGAACAAAAAGTACAGCTGAAGCCTGGTTACATGCAACGTATCGCGGCCGATCCGTCTTCCGGCTGGTGGACGCGCATCACCGTAGCGCTAAAAGAACACCTGGTCGAAAGCGCAACCATCCGCAGTCTGCAGTTCACCGTAGCCACCGATGGCTCGCGGCAGGAGCAGCGCTTCCTGCTTACGACAAGGCAGATTATTGAACAGCTGGTAGACGAGATTTCTGAAAACAATAACTGGACGCCATCGCTGGCCAAGTCGATATTCGAACTGCTGATCCCGAACGACTTTAAAGAGCTGCTGAAAAAGCAGGGCCACATCATGTGGATCCTCGATAAAACAACCGCAGCTTATCCATGGGAGCTGTTGCAGGACAGCGTAGCGAATGCACAACCGCTCTGCGTAAACGGCGGCATGGTGCGGCAACTGGCCACACAGGATTCCGAGACGCGCATCACCGCGGTGACCAACAACCAGGCCCTGGTAATCGGCGACCCGGACTTACGCGGCTTCGTGGCACAACTACGCGGCGCGCAGGAAGAAGGACGCATGGTGGCCGAGCAGCTCGTCAACAATGGGTATGAAGTAAAAGACCTGATCAACAGCTCGGCCTCTGCGATCATTGAAGCTATGTTCAGCAGCGAGTACAAAATCATTCACCTCGCAGGCCACGGTGTGTTTAACGAAGATCCTGGCCAGGGATCAGGTATGCTCATCGGGTATGATACCTACCTCTCCACCCGCGAGGTCGGACAAATGAGCGCCGCACCGGAACTGGTGTTTGTGAACTGTTGTTACCTGGGTAAAACAGATGCCGCTACCGAGGAGTTGTTCCGCTACCGTTACAAACTGGCTGCCAACATTGGTACACAGTTGATCGAGAACGGTGTGAAAGCAGTCATCGTAGCCGGTTGGGCGGTAGATGATGCGGCGGCGCTGAAGTTTACGGAGATATTCTACAACCGCATGTTCGAAGGGCAAACGTTCGGCGATGCGATACGGGCGGCGCGCAGTAAGGTGTTCGAAGAGTTCGGGCATACCAATACCTGGGGCGCTTACCAATGTTATGGTGATCCGTTCTACCGCATCCTTACGAGTCACGAAGCGTTTACACATGCACCGCTTTCCTTTGCTATCCCGGAAGAAGCAGTGGTGGCATTATCGAACCTTGCCAATAGCCTGGAGACCGGTATCGCCAACGCAGAAAAGGTAAAAGCAGAAATGTTGCAGATCGATACAGCGGTAGATGCGGCAGATGTTCGTACCGCAGAAATCACCGAAAGGGAAGCGTTTATTTACAGTGAGTTGATGGAATACGAAGCGGCGATCGCCAAGTATGATATGTTGGTGAAGATGGAGGATACTTCGTTCTCCGTCGCTGCCATGGAGCGTTACAGCCGGGTGCGTATACAAAAATGCATCTATGATCACGCCGAGTCGGCAGGGGACGCGAAGGACGCGTTACGTATATTGGACGAAGTGACGGAAGACTTATCGGGCCTGCTGCGTTTAGGCGCTACGGTGGAACGGTATTTACTCCTGGGTACGGCCACCCGCTTTAAGGCGATGCTGAAGGGCGGGCAGTCCGAACGCGTGCAGGCGGCTAAACTACGGTTGTATGAAGATGCAGCTTACTACTATTACAAGGCCTGGTCCTTACACAACAATGCGAATGCAGAAGCAGCCATCGTGCCATTGGTGGAAATGGAACTGCTGCTGCAAATGCTGACAGGCAGCCGTAAATGGGGAGCCGAAGTAGAAGGCCGGCACGGGCAACAGAAGGAAGTGTATTACGTACCGGGGCTGGAGGTGATACAGGAATCGCTGAAAAGCCGCCTGTCCACACTGGAAAACCTGCCAGCATACAAACGCACCGCCGACCACCCAATATTGCTGGCAGACATCGACCTGTGCTGGTACGTGTTGTCGCCCACCGGTGGCAGTGAGGCGGCGTATACGAAAATGCTCGAGGCTTACACGCGTTGCTGGGCACAGCGCATCCGCAAGAGTAATGCTTATGTGATAAGGCCGCACCTGCGGTTTTTGTTAGATGCGTTGTCGGTAACGAAGAAAACCGCCGCCGTGAAGTGGCGTAAGCAGCTCACGGAGATGGTAGAGAAGCTGGAAAAGTTAGCGTAA
- a CDS encoding winged helix-turn-helix transcriptional regulator codes for MKKVKDMRSACPLNFGLEIFGDKWTLLIVRDLLLFGKRHFNEILSSEEGISTNILTDRLAMLEAEKIIQKGKDPEHRQRVVYNLTQKGLDLLPVILAIGDWSGRYSPGVRERLEVVHKIVAKQQQ; via the coding sequence GTGAAAAAAGTAAAAGATATGCGGTCTGCCTGTCCGTTAAATTTCGGACTGGAAATATTCGGGGACAAGTGGACCCTGCTGATCGTGCGCGACCTGCTGTTATTCGGTAAACGGCATTTTAACGAGATATTATCTTCGGAAGAAGGCATTTCCACTAACATTCTTACAGACCGACTCGCTATGCTGGAAGCGGAGAAAATCATCCAGAAAGGAAAAGACCCGGAACACCGCCAGCGGGTAGTGTACAACCTTACGCAAAAGGGCCTGGACCTGCTGCCTGTTATACTCGCTATCGGCGACTGGAGCGGCAGGTATTCGCCAGGCGTGCGCGAACGACTGGAGGTGGTGCATAAGATCGTGGCGAAACAGCAGCAATAA
- the fabF gene encoding beta-ketoacyl-ACP synthase II: MKRVVITGMGALTPIGNDVASFWDSLVAGKSGAATITRFNASAFRTQIACELKGFSPEGILDRNEIKRTDLFTQYALVAADQAMKDANLDIAAMDPFDIGVIWGSGQGGMQTFEEQVKEYVQGDFVPRFSPFFVPKLIANMASGMISMKYGLMGINYTTVSACSTSNTAIMDALNYIRLGKAKVIVTGGSEAPITEASIGGFCAMKAMSTRNDDPTSACRPFDADRDGFVMGEGAGALVLEEYEHAKARGAKIYAEVAGASMTADAYHMTATHPEGLGAAKAMEFALKDADLKPTDVQYLNAHATSTPVGDLSEIKAITRLFGDAPTHLQISATKSMTGHLLGAAGAIEAIASVMAIRHSIIPPTINVHTPDPALPAGLNIVINKAVEAKVDVAMSDTFGFGGHNGIVVFKKFNG; encoded by the coding sequence ATGAAAAGAGTAGTGATAACAGGGATGGGTGCCCTTACACCCATCGGCAACGATGTAGCCTCGTTTTGGGACAGCCTGGTGGCTGGTAAAAGCGGGGCTGCAACCATTACCCGATTTAATGCTTCCGCATTCCGCACCCAGATTGCCTGCGAGCTGAAAGGCTTTTCGCCCGAAGGCATCCTGGACCGCAACGAGATCAAACGTACCGACCTCTTTACCCAATATGCACTGGTAGCGGCCGATCAGGCCATGAAGGACGCTAACCTCGACATTGCTGCCATGGATCCTTTCGATATCGGCGTGATATGGGGCTCGGGCCAGGGTGGCATGCAAACCTTTGAGGAACAGGTGAAAGAATATGTGCAGGGCGACTTCGTACCGCGCTTCAGCCCGTTCTTTGTACCCAAGCTGATCGCCAACATGGCTTCCGGCATGATCTCGATGAAGTATGGCCTCATGGGCATCAATTATACCACCGTATCGGCTTGTTCAACGTCTAACACCGCTATCATGGATGCACTCAACTATATCCGTTTGGGTAAGGCGAAAGTGATCGTGACCGGCGGTTCCGAAGCACCCATCACCGAAGCTTCCATTGGCGGCTTCTGTGCCATGAAAGCGATGTCGACCCGCAACGACGATCCCACCTCCGCCTGCCGGCCTTTCGATGCCGACCGCGACGGGTTCGTCATGGGAGAGGGCGCCGGCGCATTGGTGCTGGAAGAATACGAACATGCGAAAGCCAGGGGCGCTAAGATCTACGCAGAAGTAGCCGGCGCATCCATGACTGCCGACGCATATCATATGACGGCCACGCATCCCGAAGGACTCGGTGCTGCCAAAGCCATGGAGTTCGCACTGAAAGATGCAGATCTCAAGCCGACCGATGTTCAGTACCTGAATGCACATGCTACTTCTACACCAGTGGGTGATTTGAGCGAAATCAAAGCGATTACAAGGCTGTTTGGCGACGCGCCTACTCACCTGCAGATAAGTGCCACCAAGTCAATGACTGGTCACCTTTTGGGTGCCGCCGGCGCCATCGAAGCGATTGCCAGCGTGATGGCCATCCGTCACTCTATTATACCGCCTACCATTAACGTACACACGCCTGATCCCGCTTTGCCGGCAGGGCTGAACATCGTGATCAACAAGGCGGTAGAGGCTAAAGTGGATGTAGCGATGAGCGATACCTTCGGGTTCGGTGGCCACAATGGTATCGTGGTATTTAAAAAGTTTAACGGCTAA
- a CDS encoding DUF2490 domain-containing protein codes for MKKIISGCKYAIASLVAVFAGEDAQAQTRLTTHSTIGWYNTFHTVKVNDKWSVLGEYQWRRTHLVKNWQQSLFRVGVQRNLTKDISVLAGYGWIETFPYGDYPPAAAQPFPEHRIYEQLVINDVHGRVAFNHRFRYEQRWLGLLDASVPAEDKREITDWQFLQRVRYQFRTQIALNNPTMTDNTIYASVYDELFIGFGGQILNNIFDQNRVGIMAGYRLNKRFSVEAGFLSQIVQQARPVSGSDVYQHNNGFILNTIFNWN; via the coding sequence ATGAAGAAGATCATATCAGGATGTAAATACGCCATCGCTTCGCTGGTCGCGGTGTTTGCCGGTGAAGACGCGCAGGCGCAGACCAGGCTCACCACGCATAGTACGATCGGGTGGTACAATACCTTTCACACCGTAAAGGTGAACGATAAATGGTCGGTGTTGGGCGAATACCAGTGGCGTCGCACACACCTGGTCAAAAACTGGCAGCAGAGTTTATTCCGGGTAGGCGTGCAGCGCAACCTCACGAAAGACATCAGCGTGCTGGCCGGTTATGGCTGGATCGAAACGTTCCCTTATGGTGATTATCCGCCTGCCGCGGCGCAGCCGTTCCCGGAGCACCGTATTTATGAGCAGCTGGTGATCAATGATGTACATGGGCGTGTGGCGTTTAATCACCGCTTCCGGTACGAGCAGCGCTGGCTGGGTTTACTTGATGCCTCGGTGCCTGCGGAAGATAAACGCGAAATCACGGACTGGCAGTTCCTGCAAAGGGTGCGTTACCAGTTCCGCACACAAATTGCGCTGAATAACCCGACGATGACGGATAATACGATCTACGCCAGCGTGTACGATGAGTTGTTCATCGGTTTCGGCGGACAAATACTCAACAACATCTTTGACCAGAACCGTGTAGGCATCATGGCAGGTTACCGCCTCAACAAACGCTTCAGCGTGGAGGCCGGCTTCCTTAGCCAGATCGTGCAGCAGGCCCGCCCGGTAAGCGGATCAGACGTTTACCAGCATAACAACGGGTTTATACTCAATACGATATTCAACTGGAATTAA